The region TATATTCGAATAAAACACCTAAAGACGCGCCTTTTCAGTCTGATTTGCAGGAAATGGAGGATAAAAACGCTCATTTCACATTTGTGCCGGTGATGACACAAACCGATGCTACTGAATGGAACGGTGAAAGTGGTCATATTGATGCGGAAATGTTAAAACGATATGTTTCTGATGTTAGTGCACCAATTTACTATCTTGCTGGCCCGGCCGATATGGTACAGGCAATGCAGAAAATGTTAATTGATGCAGGGGCAAATGAAGATAATATTCGCGCTGAAGAATTTTCCGGTTATTAATTAAACATTCATCTCAAGGTAACAGGTATGCGTTCTTTTGCCGGAACGTGTACCTGTTTTTTCATATCATCCGATGGTTAGCGGGTGGGATCACTAATCAAATTTGGATAAATTTGGTGGGATAAGGTGCCTGTCCCTTTGTACCAGTAGACTTGTTTTTGATTTTGGGCTAAGCTAAAGTAAAGTGTTGTAACGAAGGGGGAATTGATTGTGGATATTGCGGTAATTGGATCCAACAATGTAGATTTGATTACATATATTGATAAAATGCCAAAGAAAGGTGAAACGCTTGAGGCACCAAATTTTGAGATGGGGTGTGGTGGAAAAGGTGCCAATCAGGCTGTTGCAGCAGCTAAACTAGGGGCAGATGTGATGATGGTTACCAAAGTAGGGGATGACATGTTTGCCGATAATACGATTGCAAATTTTGAAAAACACGGAATTAATACCGAATTCACGAAGAAAGTTCCGGGAACAACTAGTGGCGTTGCTCCCATTTTTGTTGATCCTAACTCAGAAAACCGGATTCTTATCATTAAAGGCGCCAATCAGCATCTAAAACCAGCAGATATCGATGAAGCGGCGGATAAATTAAAACAGTGTAAACTTATCGTTCTGCAATTAGAAGTGCCAATCCCAACGGTTTATCATGCGATCGAATTCGGCAGCCAACATGGTATACCAGTTATTTTTAATCCGGCACCGGCGACAAAAGATTTAGATTTTCAATACGTTACCATGTGCGATTTTGTGGTTCCAAATGAAACAGAACTGGAGCTGATTTCCGGAATGCCAGTGGAAACAGAAGATCAGGTACTTAAGGCGGCGCACTACCTGCTTGAAAAAGGGGTCACAAATGTAATTATTACGCTGGGTCGTCGTGGGGTGCTCTGGGTAACAAAAGATACGGTCCAACGGTTTAATGCATATACAGTTCAGGCGGTTGACACAACAGGTGCCGGAGATGCATTTATTGGTTGTTTTGCCCATTCATTTATCCAAACAGAAGATGTTGCACAGGCAATCAAACGTGCCCAAGCCTTTGCTGCGCTGAGTGTGACAAAACATGGAACACAAACTTCTTACCCAACGGAAGCTGAACTGACCGCATTTTTAAATGAACAACATAAGTAAAAGGGAGAGAACTATCATGTTATTAGGTGGAATTGAAGCGGGCGGAACGAAATTTGTTTGTGCTGTCGGAGATGAATCTGGGAAAATAATCGCAAAAACAAGCTTTCCAACAACAGAACCGGATGAAACACTGCGGCAGGTTCGACAATTTTTTCAGCAACACCATGCGGATGCGGTTGGAATTGGTTGTTTCGGACCAGTTGATCTGGATGAAAAAAGCAATACGTATGGTACCATTTTAAACACGCCGAAAACGAAA is a window of Lentibacillus daqui DNA encoding:
- the rbsK gene encoding ribokinase, translating into MDIAVIGSNNVDLITYIDKMPKKGETLEAPNFEMGCGGKGANQAVAAAKLGADVMMVTKVGDDMFADNTIANFEKHGINTEFTKKVPGTTSGVAPIFVDPNSENRILIIKGANQHLKPADIDEAADKLKQCKLIVLQLEVPIPTVYHAIEFGSQHGIPVIFNPAPATKDLDFQYVTMCDFVVPNETELELISGMPVETEDQVLKAAHYLLEKGVTNVIITLGRRGVLWVTKDTVQRFNAYTVQAVDTTGAGDAFIGCFAHSFIQTEDVAQAIKRAQAFAALSVTKHGTQTSYPTEAELTAFLNEQHK